A DNA window from Vibrio cidicii contains the following coding sequences:
- the nspC gene encoding carboxynorspermidine decarboxylase gives MNKEQLKTPFFMIDEAKLIRNLEIAKQLKEISGVKLVLALKCFSTWGVFDIIKPYLDGTTSSGPFEVKLGYEKFGGETHAYSVGYSEEDVREVADMCDKIIFNSQSQLAAYRHIVEGKASIGLRLNPGVSYAGQDLANPARQFSRLGVQADHIDPAVFENINGVMFHMNCENKDVDAFIALLDSISQRFGQYLDKLDWVSMGGGVFFTWPGYDVEKLGLALKAFAEKHGVQMYLEPGEAIITKTTDLVVTVVDIVENGMKTAIVDSATEAHRLDTLIYKEPASVLEASETGSHEYVIGSCSCLAGDQFCVAKFDKPLEIGQRLHILDSAGYTMVKLNWFNGLKMPSVYCERASGEIEKLNEFGYEDFKRSLSLWSVS, from the coding sequence ATGAATAAAGAACAATTGAAGACGCCATTTTTCATGATTGACGAAGCGAAGTTGATCAGAAACTTGGAAATTGCCAAACAACTGAAAGAGATCTCAGGCGTTAAACTGGTTCTCGCTCTGAAGTGTTTCTCCACTTGGGGTGTGTTTGACATCATCAAGCCTTATTTGGATGGCACGACCAGCTCTGGTCCGTTTGAAGTGAAACTTGGCTATGAGAAATTTGGCGGTGAAACGCACGCTTACAGCGTTGGCTACAGTGAAGAAGACGTGCGTGAAGTGGCCGATATGTGCGATAAGATCATCTTCAACTCGCAATCTCAGTTAGCGGCCTATCGTCACATCGTGGAAGGTAAAGCGTCGATTGGCCTGCGTCTTAACCCCGGAGTCAGCTACGCGGGGCAAGATCTGGCAAATCCAGCACGTCAATTTTCTCGACTCGGCGTACAAGCGGATCACATTGATCCGGCGGTATTTGAGAACATCAACGGCGTTATGTTCCACATGAACTGTGAGAACAAAGATGTTGATGCGTTTATTGCTTTGTTGGATTCAATCTCACAGCGTTTCGGTCAATACCTAGACAAGCTTGATTGGGTCAGCATGGGCGGCGGTGTGTTCTTCACCTGGCCGGGCTACGATGTAGAAAAACTGGGCTTGGCACTTAAGGCATTTGCAGAAAAACATGGCGTGCAGATGTATCTGGAGCCGGGTGAAGCGATCATTACCAAAACAACCGATCTGGTGGTGACTGTGGTCGATATCGTTGAGAACGGTATGAAAACCGCTATCGTCGATTCAGCCACCGAAGCGCACCGTCTGGATACCTTGATTTACAAAGAGCCAGCGTCAGTGCTTGAGGCATCGGAAACGGGTTCACACGAGTACGTGATTGGCTCTTGCTCTTGTCTTGCAGGGGATCAGTTCTGTGTGGCTAAGTTCGATAAGCCACTCGAAATTGGTCAACGACTGCACATTCTCGATAGTGCGGGTTACACTATGGTGAAATTGAATTGGTTCAACGGTCTGAAAATGCCTTCGGTTTACTGTGAACGTGCCAGTGGTGAGATCGAAAAACTCAACGAGTTTGGCTATGAAGATTTCAAGCGTTCTCTGTCGTTGTGGTCGGTGAGCTAA
- a CDS encoding carboxynorspermidine synthase — protein sequence MAILQIGAGGVGWVIAHKAAQNNDVLGDITIASRTLDKCEKIIESIHGRNNLKDSSKKLQARAVNADDVDALVALIKEVQPDLVINAGPPWVNLTIMEACYQAKVSYLDTSVAVDLCSEGQQVPEAYDEQWKYRAKFEEAGITGILGAGFDPGVVSVFAAYAVKHLFDEIDTIDVMDINAGDHGKKFATNFDPETNLLEIQGDSFYWDNEEWKRVPCHSRMMEFDFPKCGNFKVYSMAHDEVRSMKEYIPAKRIEFWMGFGDRYLNYFNCMRDIGLLSPEPLTLQDGTVVQPLQVLKAMLPDPTSLAPGYTGLTCIGTWVQGKKDGKQRSVFIYNNADHEVAYQDVEHQAIAYTTGVPAITAALQFFRGEWADAGVFNLEQLDPDPFLETMPSIGLSWDVQELVPGQPTIHTLK from the coding sequence ATGGCAATTTTACAGATTGGTGCAGGCGGCGTAGGCTGGGTAATTGCACACAAAGCAGCACAAAACAACGATGTTCTGGGTGATATTACTATCGCTTCTCGCACGCTAGACAAATGCGAAAAGATCATTGAATCGATTCATGGTCGTAACAACCTGAAAGATTCGAGTAAGAAACTACAAGCTCGTGCTGTTAACGCTGATGATGTGGATGCACTGGTTGCACTAATCAAGGAAGTCCAACCTGATCTCGTTATCAACGCTGGACCTCCTTGGGTAAACCTGACCATTATGGAAGCGTGTTACCAAGCGAAAGTTTCTTACCTTGATACGTCTGTGGCCGTCGACCTATGCAGTGAGGGACAGCAAGTCCCTGAAGCGTACGACGAACAGTGGAAATACCGTGCGAAGTTCGAAGAAGCAGGAATCACCGGCATTCTTGGTGCGGGTTTTGATCCGGGCGTGGTGTCGGTGTTTGCTGCCTACGCGGTGAAGCATCTGTTTGATGAAATCGACACCATTGACGTGATGGACATCAACGCCGGTGATCATGGTAAGAAGTTCGCGACCAACTTCGACCCAGAAACAAACCTTTTGGAAATCCAAGGTGACTCGTTTTACTGGGATAACGAAGAGTGGAAACGCGTACCATGCCACAGCCGTATGATGGAATTCGATTTTCCGAAATGTGGGAACTTCAAAGTGTACTCCATGGCACATGATGAAGTTCGCTCGATGAAAGAGTACATTCCGGCGAAACGCATCGAGTTCTGGATGGGTTTTGGTGACCGCTACCTGAACTACTTCAACTGTATGCGAGATATCGGCCTGCTCAGCCCAGAGCCGTTAACGCTGCAAGATGGCACTGTGGTTCAGCCGTTACAAGTTCTAAAAGCGATGCTGCCAGATCCGACATCTCTTGCACCGGGCTACACGGGGCTAACCTGTATTGGTACTTGGGTACAGGGTAAAAAGGATGGCAAACAGCGCAGCGTGTTTATCTACAACAATGCGGATCACGAAGTGGCTTACCAAGATGTGGAGCATCAAGCGATTGCTTACACCACGGGTGTGCCAGCGATCACCGCAGCGTTGCAGTTCTTCCGTGGTGAATGGGCGGATGCAGGTGTGTTCAACTTAGAACAGCTTGACCCAGATCCATTCCTCGAAACCATGCCAAGCATTGGTTTGAGCTGGGATGTTCAGGAACTGGTTCCTGGACAACCGACCATTCACACACTGAAATAA
- the pgsA gene encoding CDP-diacylglycerol--glycerol-3-phosphate 3-phosphatidyltransferase, with the protein MRLNIPNLLSLMRLFLIPVFVVVFYLPYSWAPFAAAMVFWVAGFTDWLDGMLARKLGQTSRFGAFIDPVADKVLVATALILITEHYHTIWVTIPAVTMIAREIIISALREWMAEIGKRASVAVSWIGKVKTLSQMFALWVLIWRYDDWMIWLGYAALYIATFLTYWSMVQYLMAAKDDLLSEENH; encoded by the coding sequence ATGCGTCTAAATATCCCTAACCTCCTGTCATTAATGAGATTATTTCTCATTCCGGTGTTCGTGGTTGTATTCTATCTTCCTTATTCATGGGCACCGTTTGCGGCAGCGATGGTCTTTTGGGTGGCGGGCTTTACCGATTGGCTCGATGGCATGCTGGCGAGAAAATTGGGCCAAACGTCTCGATTCGGCGCATTTATCGATCCGGTCGCAGACAAAGTCTTAGTCGCGACAGCGCTTATCCTGATCACCGAGCATTACCACACGATTTGGGTGACGATTCCGGCAGTCACGATGATTGCGCGAGAAATTATTATTTCTGCCTTACGTGAGTGGATGGCGGAGATTGGTAAGAGGGCAAGTGTTGCCGTTTCTTGGATTGGCAAAGTGAAAACACTGTCACAGATGTTTGCTTTGTGGGTGTTGATTTGGCGCTATGATGACTGGATGATTTGGCTCGGTTATGCAGCGCTCTATATTGCGACATTCTTAACTTACTGGTCGATGGTGCAATACCTGATGGCGGCCAAAGATGACTTACTGAGTGAAGAGAATCACTGA
- a CDS encoding DUF3943 domain-containing protein, with product MPKPLPLTKALSGLLLTASVSAQANQFDFSKHTETTYATDCLQEYCVNDGLYSFNNAQLLSLDESEPKLDLDANTQSKYLIVPQDKDWDYLMGQTYTILGLSVATVGLMTLLPQSITKWDDDSRDLSNLGSKWKDNVTSGPVWDRDEHVLNYIMHPYFGGVYYTAARHAGYNEFESFLYSATMSTFFWEYGVEAFAEVPSWQDIFITPFFGAVVGEMMLETEQSILADGGEVLGSKTAGDVSLFFLNPVGHIHHWASNLWGGSADVSFTSNPWFGNQDAAKFALDAGYAYDNQFYGLDFKVTF from the coding sequence GTGCCAAAGCCATTACCTCTCACAAAAGCTTTGAGTGGACTTCTTCTTACCGCTTCTGTTTCAGCCCAGGCTAATCAGTTTGATTTCAGTAAGCACACAGAAACTACCTACGCAACGGATTGTCTTCAAGAGTACTGCGTTAACGATGGCTTGTATAGCTTCAACAACGCCCAGCTTCTCTCTCTAGATGAGAGCGAACCCAAGCTCGATCTTGATGCCAACACCCAGTCTAAGTATTTGATCGTCCCGCAAGATAAAGACTGGGATTATTTGATGGGCCAAACCTACACCATCTTAGGCTTAAGTGTAGCAACCGTCGGCTTGATGACCTTATTGCCGCAAAGCATCACCAAATGGGATGACGACTCGCGCGATCTGAGCAACTTGGGAAGTAAGTGGAAAGACAATGTCACCTCTGGGCCAGTATGGGATAGAGATGAACACGTCTTGAACTACATCATGCACCCCTACTTTGGCGGCGTGTACTATACGGCAGCACGCCACGCAGGCTACAACGAATTTGAGTCTTTCCTATATTCCGCCACCATGTCGACTTTTTTCTGGGAATATGGTGTAGAAGCGTTTGCGGAAGTGCCCTCTTGGCAAGACATTTTTATCACACCATTTTTTGGCGCGGTAGTCGGTGAAATGATGCTTGAAACGGAACAAAGTATTTTAGCCGATGGTGGCGAAGTGCTCGGTTCCAAAACCGCTGGCGATGTGTCGCTTTTCTTCTTAAACCCTGTCGGTCATATTCATCACTGGGCATCAAACCTGTGGGGTGGCAGTGCGGACGTGAGCTTCACCTCCAACCCTTGGTTTGGTAACCAAGACGCGGCGAAATTTGCTTTAGACGCAGGCTACGCCTATGACAATCAGTTTTATGGTCTGGACTTTAAAGTCACGTTTTAA